A stretch of Lactuca sativa cultivar Salinas chromosome 6, Lsat_Salinas_v11, whole genome shotgun sequence DNA encodes these proteins:
- the LOC128126744 gene encoding uncharacterized protein LOC128126744, which yields MPFGLKNAGATYQRLVVAMFSKQIGRDIEVYVDDMVIKSEGEERMLQDVGETFKTLEEAKMKLNPNKYTFGVEEVVAVDYLTKWIEAEPLACIIGRHIIKFVWKNIMTRFGTPKILISDNGLQFAENPFKEWCASKGINQRFTSVTHPQANGQKEVSNRTIVNGIKKRLGKAKGNRTEEIPTVLSLYRTTPRTSTQETPFNLTY from the exons ATGCCGTTCGGATTAAAAAATGCAGGGGCAACATACCAACGCTTGGTCGTAGCCATGTTTTCAAAGCAGATTGGAAGGGACATTGAAGTATACGTTGACGATATGGTCATTAAAAGTGAAGGTGAAGAAAGAATGCTACAGGACGTTGGAGAGACCTTCAAGACATTGGAAGAAGCAAAGATGAAGCTGAACCCGAACAAATACACCTTTGGAGTTGAAGAAG tcgTGGCGGTGGATTATTTAACAAAATGGATTGAAGCGGAGCCGTTGGCATGCATAATAGGAAGGCACATAATTAAATTTGTCTGGAAGAACATCATGACCAGGTTTGGCACGCCTAAAATACTGATAAGTGACAACGGACTCCAATTTGCTGAAAACCCGTTCAAAGAATGGTGTGCCAGCAAAGGGATCAACCAGCGATTCACATCAGTGACACATCCACAAGCAAACGGACAGAAAGAAGTATCCAATAGAACCATCGTGAACGGGATCAAGAAACGACTAGGGAAGGCCAAGGGAAACCGGACTGAGGAAATACCAACGGTACTATCGTTATATAGAACAACCCCAAGGACAAGCACACAGGAAACACCATTTAACTTGACATATTGA